One genomic window of Bacillus mycoides includes the following:
- a CDS encoding CobW family GTP-binding protein → MNKVEIHILGGFLGSGKSTLLQNLLLAEKKKNRKVAVLMNEIGEYSVDTDIIGKENVLRELLKGCICCTLKEELEIQLHSLYQQERPDVIYIETTGVAHPIEVLDACVSPILAPFLEVKSIVVVLDAVRWLNRSILSANVQQLLHEQMKYGSHILINKSDLLTDSDKNKVFEDVKAINNHAKLFETKYCNISLNDIEEAEFVSDGERETLHVKQHLHIQTMTYQFTKSIDQEKLYEWLSNLPDSIYRVKGFVKFHGDKYPHLFQYSFGVPTLLEQDFGFPTNLVVIGEGLDKRQLAEGLEKVELSSN, encoded by the coding sequence ATGAATAAAGTAGAAATTCATATATTAGGTGGCTTTTTAGGTAGTGGAAAATCAACATTATTACAAAATTTATTGTTAGCAGAGAAAAAGAAGAATAGAAAAGTTGCAGTATTAATGAATGAAATTGGTGAATACTCGGTAGATACAGATATTATTGGAAAAGAGAATGTTTTAAGAGAACTTCTTAAAGGATGTATTTGTTGTACGTTAAAAGAAGAGCTTGAAATACAATTGCATTCATTATATCAGCAAGAAAGACCAGATGTAATTTATATAGAAACGACAGGTGTTGCGCATCCAATTGAAGTGTTAGATGCATGTGTATCACCAATTTTAGCACCTTTCCTTGAAGTGAAGTCCATAGTAGTCGTATTAGATGCAGTAAGATGGTTAAACCGAAGTATATTAAGTGCAAATGTACAACAGCTATTACATGAGCAAATGAAATATGGAAGTCATATTCTTATTAATAAATCAGATTTACTAACAGATTCGGATAAAAATAAAGTATTTGAAGATGTAAAAGCAATAAATAATCATGCGAAATTGTTTGAAACAAAGTATTGTAATATATCTTTAAATGATATAGAAGAAGCTGAATTTGTGAGTGATGGAGAACGCGAGACACTTCATGTTAAACAACATTTACATATACAAACAATGACGTATCAATTTACGAAATCGATTGATCAAGAGAAATTGTATGAATGGCTTTCGAATTTACCAGATAGTATTTATCGTGTGAAAGGTTTTGTGAAATTCCATGGAGATAAATACCCTCACTTATTCCAATATTCGTTTGGGGTACCAACTTTACTGGAACAAGACTTCGGTTTCCCGACAAACTTGGTGGTAATAGGGGAAGGGTTAGATAAGAGACAATTGGCTGAAGGGTTAGAGAAAGTGGAACTTAGCTCTAATTAA
- a CDS encoding AI-2E family transporter, whose translation MNEVKNFFRSRGFQRFLVLIILVLVLYGLKSMINLILITFILTFLMDRFQKFISKKLKVNRKVVIAGLYIVLVTFIITTLYKYLPVLTIQISQLIYQFKLFFQNPPDNEIIKYALSTINGMEVSKYIEQGVDVIYQSIANIGKVSLQILLSLILSLFFLLEKERIIAFTSKFKDSKLKIFYEEIAYFGERFARSFGKVIEAQFLIAVVNCVLTVIALVILGFPQLLVLAVMVFLLGLIPVAGVIISLFPLCIIAYNVGGVMYVVYILVFITVIHALESYLLNPKFMSAKTNLPVFYTFMILIFSEHFLGIWGLIIGIPIFIFLLDVLDVNNDEPINDTK comes from the coding sequence ATGAATGAAGTGAAAAATTTCTTTCGAAGTAGAGGGTTTCAACGGTTTCTCGTTTTAATAATATTAGTGCTTGTATTGTATGGATTAAAAAGTATGATTAATTTAATATTAATTACGTTTATTCTCACGTTTTTGATGGATCGATTTCAAAAGTTTATTTCAAAAAAATTGAAAGTAAATAGGAAAGTGGTTATTGCTGGTTTATATATTGTATTAGTGACGTTTATTATAACTACACTATATAAATATTTGCCTGTACTAACGATACAAATTTCACAATTAATTTATCAATTTAAATTGTTTTTTCAGAACCCACCTGATAACGAAATAATTAAATATGCACTTTCGACAATTAATGGAATGGAAGTATCGAAATATATCGAACAAGGTGTAGATGTCATATATCAATCGATAGCAAACATAGGAAAGGTCAGTTTACAAATACTACTTTCTCTTATTTTAAGCTTATTTTTCTTATTAGAAAAAGAACGTATTATAGCATTTACTTCGAAATTTAAAGATAGTAAGCTGAAAATTTTTTATGAGGAGATTGCATATTTCGGTGAAAGATTTGCAAGATCGTTCGGAAAAGTAATTGAAGCACAGTTTTTAATTGCGGTTGTCAATTGTGTGCTCACTGTAATTGCACTTGTCATTTTAGGATTTCCGCAGCTTCTTGTATTGGCTGTCATGGTCTTTCTACTCGGTTTGATTCCAGTTGCTGGTGTTATCATTTCATTGTTTCCACTTTGTATCATTGCCTATAACGTCGGCGGGGTTATGTATGTTGTTTACATACTAGTGTTCATTACAGTAATCCACGCTCTTGAAAGTTATTTATTAAATCCAAAATTTATGTCTGCAAAAACGAATTTACCTGTTTTTTATACATTTATGATTCTTATTTTCTCCGAACATTTCCTTGGAATATGGGGGCTTATTATTGGGATTCCAATCTTTATCTTTTTATTAGATGTACTTGATGTAAATAATGATGAACCGATTAATGATACTAAGTGA
- a CDS encoding L-lactate dehydrogenase, with protein MKKGINRVVLVGTGAVGCSYAYCMINQAVAEEFVLVDVNEAKAEGEAMDLSHAVPFAPAPTKVWKGSYEDCKDADLVVITAGLPQKPGETRLDLVEKNAKIFKQIVRSIMDSGFDGIFLIATNPVDILTYVTWKESGLPKERVIGSGTTLDSARFRYMLGEYFNIGPHNIHAYIIGEHGDTELPVWSHVSIGIQKLQTLLEKDNTYNQKDLDDIFVNVRDAAYHIIERKGATYYGIGMSLLRVTKAILSNENSVLTVSAYLEGQYGQQDVYIGVPAVLNRGGVREILEVELSEEEELKFDHSVQVLKETMAPVL; from the coding sequence ATGAAAAAAGGTATTAACCGTGTTGTATTAGTAGGAACAGGAGCAGTTGGATGTAGTTATGCTTACTGTATGATTAACCAAGCTGTAGCTGAAGAATTTGTTTTAGTTGATGTAAATGAAGCAAAAGCTGAAGGAGAAGCAATGGACTTAAGCCATGCCGTTCCTTTCGCACCAGCTCCAACAAAGGTTTGGAAAGGTAGTTATGAAGATTGTAAAGACGCAGATCTTGTTGTAATTACAGCTGGATTACCACAAAAGCCAGGTGAAACACGCTTAGATTTAGTTGAGAAAAACGCTAAAATTTTCAAGCAAATTGTTCGGAGCATTATGGATAGCGGCTTTGACGGTATCTTCTTAATTGCAACAAACCCTGTAGATATTTTGACTTACGTAACTTGGAAAGAATCTGGATTACCGAAAGAACGCGTAATCGGTTCTGGTACAACTCTTGATTCTGCTCGTTTCCGCTATATGTTAGGTGAGTACTTCAATATTGGACCTCATAACATTCACGCTTATATTATCGGAGAGCACGGTGATACAGAACTTCCGGTGTGGAGTCACGTATCAATTGGTATTCAAAAACTACAAACGCTTCTTGAAAAAGACAACACATATAACCAAAAAGATTTAGATGATATTTTCGTAAACGTTCGTGATGCAGCTTATCACATTATTGAACGAAAAGGTGCTACATACTACGGCATCGGCATGTCACTTTTACGTGTTACGAAAGCAATCTTAAGCAATGAAAACAGCGTATTAACTGTATCAGCATATCTTGAAGGTCAATACGGCCAACAAGATGTTTATATCGGCGTACCTGCTGTTTTAAACCGCGGCGGTGTTCGTGAAATTTTAGAAGTTGAACTAAGTGAAGAGGAAGAATTAAAATTCGATCACTCTGTTCAAGTATTGAAAGAAACAATGGCTCCTGTTCTTTAA
- a CDS encoding 6-bladed beta-propeller has translation MFTSVGSASAVKYVNSWGSELDTSKLLRTPVAMARDAKGFLYVVDMGNNRVVKIDKNGEVVDAIGTLGEGPGQFNMPFGIAVDKEGNILVADTANYRIQKFNEQFQFIKSWGTKGQGNEQFSFPREIAVDSDNNYYITDEYNHRIQKYSPDGQYIQTIGNYGKANGELALPQGIAINKQDEIYIADTYNNRIQVFDKNGEFQRVIGNGIAGLGPYQFYHPRGINFDSISGSLYVADTYNNRIMKFTNKDQFLYTVGNFFQFVYPNQVLPDGQGNIYITDTGNNRVLLYNEVGLTAIMKKIIGNERSGTTQYSGPYDVERDTNGNVFVSDSFNHRILKYDISGKIVGKWGSLFGAGGPLGFGSLPGQFFVPRQIAMDRYNNVYVSDSVNHRIQKFTNSGIVLASYGSFGVLPGFFQFPSGIAIDSKGNIFIADSENNRIQKFNPFFVYMKEWGRKGSGEGEFSQPMQLAIDSKDNVYVVDRINNRIQKFDNDGKFLTKWGTNHGAGSLDPLENWREGPGDLFLPIGIEIDINNTVYVTDTSNNRVNIYNENGIFLESFGSFNGMSGQFFSPQGIDVDSQGNIIITDGLLQRIQFFKKAN, from the coding sequence ATGTTTACTTCTGTAGGAAGTGCCTCAGCTGTAAAATATGTGAATTCATGGGGGAGTGAGCTAGATACTTCTAAGTTATTAAGGACGCCTGTGGCAATGGCAAGGGATGCAAAAGGATTCTTGTATGTTGTTGATATGGGAAATAATAGGGTTGTGAAAATAGATAAGAATGGAGAAGTTGTTGACGCTATAGGAACTTTAGGTGAAGGTCCGGGGCAGTTTAATATGCCATTTGGTATTGCTGTTGATAAAGAAGGTAATATTTTAGTTGCGGATACAGCGAATTATCGTATTCAAAAATTTAATGAGCAGTTTCAATTTATTAAAAGTTGGGGCACGAAAGGTCAAGGAAATGAGCAGTTCTCGTTTCCTAGGGAAATTGCAGTAGATAGCGATAACAATTACTATATTACGGATGAATACAATCATCGTATTCAAAAATATAGCCCGGATGGGCAGTATATTCAAACAATCGGGAATTATGGAAAGGCGAATGGAGAATTGGCTTTACCACAAGGAATCGCGATAAATAAACAAGATGAGATTTATATTGCAGACACATATAACAATCGTATTCAAGTGTTTGATAAAAACGGGGAGTTTCAGCGAGTAATCGGAAATGGAATTGCAGGTTTAGGCCCATATCAATTCTATCATCCAAGAGGAATAAATTTCGATTCAATATCTGGATCGCTATATGTAGCAGATACATATAACAATCGGATAATGAAATTTACAAATAAAGATCAATTTTTATATACAGTAGGTAACTTTTTTCAGTTTGTTTATCCCAATCAAGTTCTTCCGGATGGTCAAGGAAATATCTATATTACGGATACGGGAAATAATCGTGTACTTTTATATAATGAGGTAGGTTTAACAGCGATAATGAAGAAAATCATAGGTAATGAAAGGAGTGGAACTACACAATATTCAGGACCTTATGATGTTGAAAGAGACACGAATGGGAATGTTTTTGTATCTGATTCCTTTAATCATCGAATTTTAAAATATGATATATCTGGGAAGATTGTTGGGAAGTGGGGAAGTTTATTTGGTGCTGGTGGACCACTTGGATTCGGAAGTCTTCCAGGACAGTTTTTTGTTCCAAGACAAATTGCAATGGATCGTTACAATAATGTGTATGTATCTGATTCTGTAAATCATCGTATCCAAAAGTTTACTAATTCAGGGATAGTGCTTGCTTCATATGGTTCATTTGGAGTATTACCAGGATTTTTTCAATTTCCATCTGGAATAGCTATTGATAGTAAAGGAAACATATTTATAGCTGATTCAGAAAATAATCGGATTCAAAAATTTAATCCATTCTTTGTATATATGAAAGAATGGGGGAGAAAGGGAAGTGGAGAGGGAGAGTTTTCTCAACCTATGCAATTAGCAATTGATTCAAAAGATAATGTTTATGTTGTTGATCGGATCAATAATAGGATTCAAAAATTTGATAACGATGGTAAATTTCTTACTAAATGGGGTACAAATCATGGGGCAGGAAGCTTAGATCCACTAGAAAATTGGAGAGAGGGTCCAGGAGATCTCTTTTTGCCAATAGGAATTGAAATTGATATAAATAATACGGTTTATGTCACAGATACTTCTAATAATCGTGTGAATATTTATAATGAAAATGGAATCTTTTTAGAGTCTTTTGGAAGTTTTAATGGTATGTCAGGGCAGTTTTTCTCACCACAAGGAATAGATGTAGATAGCCAAGGAAATATAATAATTACAGATGGTTTACTCCAAAGAATTCAATTTTTTAAGAAAGCAAATTAA
- a CDS encoding o-succinylbenzoate--CoA ligase, with translation MEGIAYWIEKRAYLHPDRIAVITEEEEITYKQLHEYVSKVAAYLICDLNMKKGERVAILSQNSLEYIVLLFAIAKVECIAVPLNIRLTENELIFQLKDSGTTVLFVEETFQNIALSMEKESYVQRVLSIKNLKRIENRSNHYFEDINENASFIICYTSGTTGTPKGAVLTQKNMFWNALNNTFAIDLTIHDRSIVLLPLFHIGGIGLFAFPTLFAGGIIIIPRKFEPITALSMIEKHKVTVVMGVPTIHQALINCSKFESTNLQSVRWFYNGGAPCPEELIREFIDRGFLFGQGFGMTETSPTVFMLSEEDARRKVGSIGKPVLFCDYVLIDGNKNKVEVGEVGELIIRGPNVMKEYWNRPDATEETIQGGWLHTGDLAKVDEDGFVYIVGRKKEMIISGGENIYPLEVEQVINRLSDVCEVAVVGTQHLQWGEIPIAFVVKKSSSVLTEKEVIEHCLLFLAKYKIPKEIVFLEELPKNATGKIQKVQLANQLKSR, from the coding sequence ATGGAAGGCATTGCTTATTGGATTGAAAAACGAGCATATTTACATCCAGATCGCATTGCCGTTATTACGGAAGAAGAGGAAATAACATATAAACAGTTACATGAGTATGTGAGTAAAGTAGCAGCATATTTAATTTGCGATTTAAATATGAAAAAAGGAGAAAGGGTAGCTATTTTATCACAAAACAGCTTGGAATATATTGTCCTTTTATTTGCTATAGCGAAAGTAGAATGCATTGCTGTTCCACTGAATATAAGGTTAACAGAAAATGAACTTATATTTCAGTTGAAAGATAGTGGAACCACAGTTTTATTTGTAGAGGAAACATTTCAAAATATAGCACTTTCAATGGAGAAGGAATCATATGTACAAAGAGTTCTTTCGATAAAAAATTTAAAGCGAATAGAAAATAGAAGCAACCACTATTTTGAGGATATAAATGAAAACGCATCCTTTATTATATGTTACACTTCGGGAACAACAGGAACACCGAAAGGAGCTGTACTTACACAAAAAAATATGTTTTGGAATGCGCTCAATAATACATTTGCGATTGACCTAACTATTCATGATCGCTCCATTGTATTATTGCCTTTATTTCATATTGGTGGGATTGGTTTATTCGCATTCCCAACTTTATTTGCAGGTGGAATAATCATTATTCCAAGAAAATTTGAGCCAATCACAGCGCTTTCCATGATAGAAAAACATAAAGTGACTGTAGTGATGGGAGTGCCTACAATTCATCAAGCATTAATTAATTGTTCAAAGTTTGAAAGTACGAATTTACAATCAGTACGTTGGTTTTATAATGGCGGTGCTCCGTGTCCAGAAGAGTTGATAAGAGAATTTATAGATAGAGGATTTTTATTCGGTCAAGGTTTTGGTATGACTGAAACATCACCAACAGTATTCATGCTTTCAGAAGAAGATGCAAGACGTAAAGTAGGCTCAATTGGAAAACCTGTTCTATTTTGTGATTATGTACTTATCGATGGAAATAAAAATAAAGTTGAAGTTGGTGAAGTTGGAGAGTTAATTATAAGAGGGCCAAATGTAATGAAAGAGTATTGGAATCGGCCAGATGCAACAGAAGAAACTATTCAAGGTGGTTGGTTACATACTGGTGATTTAGCTAAAGTTGATGAAGATGGTTTTGTATACATTGTCGGTAGAAAAAAAGAAATGATAATTTCAGGTGGTGAAAATATTTATCCACTTGAAGTAGAACAAGTCATTAATAGGCTTTCGGATGTATGTGAGGTAGCGGTCGTTGGTACACAACATTTACAGTGGGGAGAGATACCAATCGCTTTTGTTGTGAAAAAGAGTAGCAGTGTATTAACTGAAAAAGAAGTAATTGAACATTGTCTTCTATTTCTAGCAAAATATAAAATTCCAAAAGAAATTGTATTTCTAGAGGAATTACCTAAAAATGCAACTGGTAAAATTCAAAAAGTACAGTTAGCTAATCAATTGAAAAGTAGGTGA
- a CDS encoding flavin monoamine oxidase family protein → MGNPLSMEQMLQIVHEGLAKTNNPKRITVAGAGISGLVAASLLKEAGHEVTIIEANNRIGGRVYTIREPFSAGLYFNAGPMRIPDTHDLTLAYIRKFKLPLNLFINKTSSDIIYTNNKRTRLDVFEKDPSVLGYPVLDKERGKTAEGLMLEVLEPILNYIKKDPDKNWIIVEKKYKTYSLASFLTEYYSDGAIDMIGVLLDMEAYMGMSLIEVLREMIFFTSTTKYYEITGGMDKLPNSFLPELKDNIFMSYKVDKIIQEDNKVMLQVTHEQTLNSFIVTGDIAIVTIPFSALRFVEVQPYHLFSYHKRRAIRELNYIASTKIAIEFKSRFWERAGQYGGKSITDLPIRFTYYPSYGIHASGSAIILASYTWADEALTWDSLSHRERIRYALKNLAQIYGNVVYSEYVAGESFSWSQNPYSCGAFTAFEPGQELEVFPYITPPAGRVHFAGEHTTLTHGWMQGAIESGIRVAHEVNENETII, encoded by the coding sequence ATGGGGAATCCATTATCGATGGAACAAATGCTTCAAATTGTTCATGAAGGGCTTGCCAAAACGAATAACCCCAAACGGATTACAGTTGCCGGTGCAGGGATATCTGGATTAGTTGCAGCATCTTTATTAAAAGAGGCTGGGCATGAGGTAACGATTATAGAAGCAAATAACAGAATAGGTGGCAGGGTGTATACGATTCGTGAACCATTTAGTGCAGGATTATATTTTAACGCAGGTCCTATGCGTATTCCAGATACTCATGATTTAACTTTAGCCTACATTCGTAAATTTAAACTACCGTTAAACCTTTTTATTAATAAAACTTCTTCAGATATAATTTATACGAATAACAAAAGAACGAGATTGGATGTGTTTGAAAAGGATCCAAGTGTACTTGGATATCCAGTTTTAGATAAAGAAAGAGGGAAAACGGCAGAAGGGTTAATGTTAGAGGTATTGGAACCGATACTTAATTATATTAAGAAAGATCCTGATAAAAACTGGATTATTGTTGAAAAAAAGTATAAAACATATTCGCTCGCTTCATTTTTAACTGAGTATTATTCAGATGGAGCAATAGATATGATCGGAGTACTTCTTGATATGGAAGCATACATGGGAATGTCATTAATTGAAGTATTACGCGAAATGATCTTTTTCACTTCAACGACGAAATATTATGAGATAACGGGCGGGATGGATAAATTACCAAATTCATTTTTACCAGAACTAAAGGATAATATTTTTATGTCGTATAAAGTAGACAAAATTATACAGGAAGATAATAAAGTAATGCTGCAAGTAACCCATGAACAAACGTTAAATTCATTTATAGTAACTGGTGACATCGCTATTGTCACAATTCCATTTTCAGCTTTGCGATTTGTAGAAGTCCAGCCATATCATTTATTCTCTTATCATAAAAGGCGGGCAATTCGTGAATTAAATTATATTGCTTCAACTAAAATTGCGATAGAGTTTAAAAGTAGGTTTTGGGAAAGAGCAGGACAATATGGTGGTAAGTCCATTACAGATTTACCTATCCGCTTTACATATTATCCGAGCTACGGCATTCATGCATCAGGATCAGCGATTATTTTAGCCAGTTATACCTGGGCAGATGAGGCATTAACATGGGATAGTCTCTCGCATAGAGAACGTATTCGTTATGCGTTGAAAAATTTAGCGCAAATATATGGAAACGTGGTTTATAGTGAGTATGTTGCAGGAGAATCTTTTAGCTGGAGTCAAAATCCGTATTCTTGCGGAGCATTTACAGCTTTTGAACCAGGGCAAGAGCTTGAAGTATTTCCATATATTACGCCGCCAGCTGGCAGGGTGCACTTTGCAGGAGAACATACGACGTTAACACATGGATGGATGCAAGGAGCGATTGAGTCTGGAATTAGAGTTGCTCATGAAGTGAATGAAAATGAAACGATAATATAG
- a CDS encoding 3-oxoacyl-ACP synthase → MNIGIETTGVFFPKGVETAADLSKKTGIPENIIIEKFGLYEKHVADETMHASDLAIAAAKPILLQVNPQSIDVVIYFGSPHKDYHVWSSAPKIQHELGLKNAYAFEIMNVSSCFPIALKVAKDMLYSDKSIENILLVGGCKESQIVDYDNPRSRFMFNFADGGSAALVKKGASNGEILGSAIITDGSFHEDVRIPAGGSKQIASYDTVENRQHYIDVIDPISMKERLDLVSIPNFEKVIREALRKSGLTPKDIKVLLPLHTKRSMLIELLQGLGLVEEQVVYLDHHGHMSALDPCIGLHIANEQGKLQPGDIAVAVSAGTGYTWAATVIRW, encoded by the coding sequence ATGAATATCGGGATTGAAACGACAGGAGTATTCTTCCCAAAAGGCGTAGAGACAGCTGCAGACCTATCTAAAAAAACAGGTATCCCTGAGAATATTATTATAGAAAAATTTGGGCTATATGAAAAGCATGTCGCAGACGAAACGATGCATGCATCAGATTTAGCTATTGCTGCTGCAAAGCCAATATTACTACAAGTTAATCCTCAATCTATTGATGTAGTCATTTATTTTGGCAGTCCACATAAAGATTACCACGTATGGTCTAGTGCCCCAAAAATTCAGCATGAACTTGGATTGAAGAATGCTTATGCTTTTGAAATTATGAACGTTAGTTCTTGCTTTCCAATTGCTCTCAAAGTCGCAAAAGATATGCTCTACTCTGATAAATCAATTGAAAACATATTATTAGTAGGTGGATGTAAAGAATCTCAAATTGTAGATTATGATAATCCACGCTCACGTTTCATGTTTAATTTCGCTGATGGCGGAAGTGCAGCCTTAGTAAAAAAAGGCGCTAGCAACGGTGAAATATTAGGAAGTGCTATTATAACGGATGGTTCATTTCATGAAGATGTACGTATTCCAGCAGGTGGATCGAAACAAATTGCTAGCTATGATACGGTTGAGAATCGACAACATTATATCGATGTAATAGATCCTATTAGTATGAAAGAACGTTTAGATCTGGTTTCAATTCCTAATTTTGAAAAGGTTATTCGGGAGGCGTTAAGAAAAAGTGGATTAACTCCCAAAGATATTAAAGTATTATTACCACTGCATACAAAACGTTCTATGTTAATAGAATTGTTACAAGGATTGGGATTAGTAGAAGAACAAGTTGTATATTTAGATCATCATGGGCATATGTCAGCGCTTGATCCGTGTATCGGTCTTCACATTGCAAATGAACAAGGGAAATTACAGCCTGGAGATATTGCAGTAGCGGTTAGTGCAGGTACTGGGTATACTTGGGCAGCTACTGTGATTAGGTGGTAG
- a CDS encoding TetR/AcrR family transcriptional regulator yields the protein MSEKIIMDVKNLTTKGLETREKLLCAAEEVFGSKGYYEASIVNITQAAKVAHGTFYNYFPAKKDIFDELIRRLNRELRLIIKEEMKGISSYEEAQRRGFQAFFRWVKDRPNLYNIVQQAVVVDDDLYRWYYAKLANGFLKSLSAGMEAGEFKKLDKETIAYCLMSIGQFLGMRWGYWEEKDVPEKVFEAAMSLIFEGLRKR from the coding sequence GTGTCAGAAAAAATAATAATGGATGTAAAAAATCTAACAACAAAAGGACTGGAAACGAGAGAGAAATTATTGTGTGCTGCAGAAGAGGTGTTTGGTAGTAAAGGATATTATGAGGCTTCTATCGTGAATATTACGCAAGCAGCAAAGGTAGCGCACGGAACTTTCTATAATTACTTTCCAGCTAAAAAAGATATATTTGATGAATTGATTCGTAGATTGAACCGTGAGTTACGCTTAATTATTAAAGAAGAAATGAAGGGGATATCAAGTTATGAAGAGGCGCAAAGAAGAGGTTTTCAGGCATTTTTTCGATGGGTAAAAGATCGTCCTAATCTATATAACATTGTACAACAGGCGGTAGTTGTTGATGATGATTTATATAGATGGTACTATGCAAAGCTCGCAAATGGATTTTTAAAAAGTTTGTCGGCTGGTATGGAAGCGGGAGAGTTTAAAAAACTTGATAAAGAAACAATTGCGTATTGTCTTATGTCAATTGGTCAATTTCTAGGAATGCGCTGGGGGTATTGGGAAGAGAAGGATGTTCCGGAGAAGGTATTTGAGGCAGCGATGTCATTAATATTTGAAGGGTTGAGAAAAAGATAA
- a CDS encoding YesK family protein — MNDSWTIVILLLAVASLILFLFLIIRTLFPTKKYDKNLGLILLILSLLAIPISIFLIGGWAGMGVGVIAVFIFAAVIIALIANTFVKLPPPKKK, encoded by the coding sequence ATGAATGATTCTTGGACGATTGTAATCCTCTTGCTAGCTGTAGCATCCTTAATACTTTTTCTCTTCTTAATCATCAGAACGCTATTTCCAACTAAAAAATATGATAAGAATCTCGGATTGATTCTGCTTATTTTAAGCTTGTTAGCAATACCGATAAGTATCTTCCTTATAGGAGGATGGGCAGGTATGGGAGTTGGTGTAATCGCAGTCTTTATTTTTGCTGCTGTTATTATAGCTTTAATTGCAAATACCTTCGTTAAACTACCTCCTCCAAAGAAAAAATAA
- a CDS encoding MaoC family dehydratase — MTKYSAGQQASCSKTITETDFVLFAGLSGDFNPIHIDHEYAKQTRFNQRIAHGLLTSSLLSQLLGVHLPGKGSVYMEQTIKFTTPVFIGDTITATATVQEFIIEKRVIKLLTECHNQKGDLVLTGVATMMVPKEGGVV; from the coding sequence ATGACCAAATATAGCGCTGGGCAACAAGCATCTTGTAGTAAAACAATAACAGAAACAGATTTTGTACTATTTGCAGGTTTAAGTGGGGATTTTAACCCAATCCATATTGATCATGAGTATGCGAAACAAACTAGATTTAATCAAAGAATAGCACATGGCTTATTAACTTCTAGTCTATTATCACAATTGTTAGGAGTACATTTGCCAGGAAAGGGTTCTGTTTATATGGAACAAACTATTAAATTTACAACACCAGTTTTTATAGGAGATACGATTACAGCTACGGCTACAGTACAAGAGTTTATTATCGAAAAGAGAGTAATAAAATTGTTAACAGAGTGTCACAATCAAAAAGGAGATTTAGTTTTAACAGGTGTAGCTACTATGATGGTGCCAAAAGAAGGAGGAGTAGTCTAA